GTGGGCTCCATCAGATCTGTCACATCAAATATTTGATCCTCTTTGATAAATTTTACTCgcaaagggaaaaagaacaaggGGTTCCCACAAGAGTGCGTAAAATTATCGTCCAACCtctattgaaataaaaaatttcatctatGTTGATTCTCATATATGtacgctctcattggctcccgCATTGGAGCAAGGGCTACACAACTAAGTAGTAATCTCTTGCCTTAAAATCATGGGAAAAGATTATGTGCACATCTGTGTAGGTACACAACTGTCACTTCATCCATCAGATAGACATAAAGTGATCTTGTGTAATACACCATATCGATCTACTCCTGCTGAATGAAGAGTGGCCAGTTTATACGTTTGTGTATGAAAACCAAACCCTAGAgtcattaaaataaaatagttaCAGTAtgagatgaaattttttttattaaaaaaaaaccttaaaatagaaaattcattGCCTTTGATAAGATCATGTATGTCTAATGTTGTTAAACGGTTATTAAAAGTCATACTTTTGTTTTGAGTAATAGATACACAAAGTACCCACACATTGTTGGCATTATATTTCTTTTAACAACTAATTGCCCCCAATGTATTCACCATTaccatttttttactttcttttctcaaCTCAAATGTATGCTAAGAATATGACAAAGAATAATGTTTATGAAACTTCGAATAACAAAGATTAAGACATTGGAGGAAACCAATTAAAAGAACTGATTTGGTAAAATAATATTTGGGTGCTGTCTCTTTGTAACACTTTTTTGCCTATCATAAGATGATGTGACAGAAAGATGAAAGGTCTAACGATGTAATTTCACAGCATAGTCAACTACTTGGGTAGTTTAATGTAGTTGGATACGGTGGATACTTTTTTCCCATTTGTGCTCCCACCGGTTACAAGCCAATCGATGTTATGCCTTCACCTGTCTTTAAATCTTTAATGTTTGATCTGTAATTTGCATTAGTCAACACTGTTATATTTACATATGTGTTGTATCAGTGCTATCCATTGTAGGACTGTATACCCTGCATctgggagaaagaaaaaacagagaacagGTTCAATGGCGGTCACTGAGAAGGCTGAATCAGTGATATGTTTGATCTGTAATTTGCATTAGTCAAACTCCGCGAATAGTCGACTTGGGAATCTCATGGTCAACTCCATATCTCTTATAGTCATGTTTATGTCTTTTCTTTAGATGTGAGTCActttgtagattttttttttttggattaccatctaagaaaaaagaaatgaaataggGCCAGAAGCtcgttgaaagaaagaaaaactaaacCAAGGGAGAAAATGATATAATGCTTTTAGTAAGAGTGATGAGCTTTGGTAAGCATGGAATACAGATTTTAAAATGGGGGCTTAAAATTAGGGCTTCTCAGAAACGAGAGAGTCCTCGTAACTCTAGGCGAGGGATTGTCAAGAACACCTCAATCCTCACAATGGGTAAATACAACGTCTCCAATGAAACACGAGAAGAAGTGAGGGAGGGGAGGGAGCCAGAGacagagaagaaggggagagggTGAGCAACTTGCTTTAATTTTGGCCGCAATGAAACGCTTACTATGATCACGGTTGATAACACCTCTCCCACCGCCGAGGAGCCAGGTTTCCAAGCCCCATTAGTATAAATGACTAGTTGGATACAGGGCACAAACACAGAAAGAGTACAGTGTCTGATGAGCTAATCCTCTCTCTAGCAGTACCCAGATGGGCTTCTCCAATGAAAAGATGAAAAGTCAGTAGTGTTAATATCAACGACAAATTAGTGGGCTTAAAACACAAATTGATTACAGGCTTTCCATATGTGCTAGCTATATCACAACACCACCTCCATAAGTGCCTCATTTTAGAAGAATGTCTCAAATTCCTAATGGTCTTCCATATATTGTGATTCATAGAATTAGCTAGATCCCTTGTCCAAATGGTCTGTCTCTTTTTCCATTAAATTAGAAGGGAGTACTTTTGGTTTTCTTTGAGCCATCTAGACTGggaggttttcttcaaaaattacTGCTAAATGGCATACTACGATCCATGACCGTTTGAGTTTGAGGCCAGGTTCAGCTAGTTTTTGGAATTCTATTTCGCATAAATCCTAAGGTTTGTGTTTTTTATGGAAAATTCTTGTTGGAGCTTTAAGTACTCGAGCTAAACTATCCTCCATCCTTCCTGGAGAATGCTTTCAATCATCCTCCAATCTTGAAATGTTTAAATAGTTTGTTTTTACCTCCTCTATTGATAAGGCTGATATATGGGTGTTATTACCTGCTATTGCTATATCTTTTAATTCATTTGGTTGGCCCGAAACTCGGTTATTTTTGGTACTCATAAAACTAATCCTATGAAAACAATCTAGTTGATTTTCAAATGGATCAATGCTTGAAACCTCTGTCCTCTAATGGACATAAGGGAGTTATGTAACATAGATGACAATCCATGTGGCATAGATGAGTACTATAATCTATCAAAAAAGGGACTCATGATGGTAGTTTTGATCAATTAACAGGGACGGCAGGTTGGGAGTCTGTCTTATTGGTTAAGTCTCATTTTATAGTTCTATATTTCGATCATGGTTTTATAGGGAGGTCATAGCAATCAGAGTTACGAGGGCTTCTTCAAGGGTTGAAAGGAGCAAAGCAAAAGAGCACAGCTGGGTAAGATTAGAAGTCCGGACAGATTGGCAAGAAATTGTACCACGGTTAATGCAGTGAAGCTATGAAGGATGGTCATGGAGTTCTTTCTCTTGCTTTCTGAAAGACTAGTAATTTTGAAGTCTTTTGATGATGTTTGTATCTTTAAAAAGGATAGAACCATAGTATCTATCGCTCATAACAGGGAGGTTAAGGCTAGAGTAAGTGATCGTTACATCCATATTTTATACACTTGAAGACCTCCAGTGTGATTGTTTCTTAGATCTCAGGGAAAACgaagattttcttattttaccTTATAACATGAGACAGGTTTCAGGATGAGTATTTGATAGAACCTCCAGTGGGGCCTGTTAAGATGTGATGGCTCTCTTTTTACCATAAATAATTTGACAAAGATCAATTAGTTCATCAAGGTTCTTCAAGTGGCTAAAATACCTGCACCCTAAACCCCCTCTCCCCTGAAGACTTGACCAACTGTTCCAGGGGCTTGGAAGCCTGGGCAGCTTCTTTGTGAGGCTCAATTATCAAGACCATATTCTTGGATCTGAATTTCTGAtaaatctcattttctttgcactattagaaaactcaaaatttcCCCTGGGACACTAAGAAATTAGTCAAAGATAACAAATGGAACATGAAGTTGCCATTGCCAAATAACCAATATCCACAATTCTTCATCatggtatcttttgattgatcAATAGGCTGATGAATATGTTGGTGGTTGCTTACTTGCCAGGTTTTAGAGTGAAAAACACAGTACGAACCAACTAGAAGGCAGGCAAATAAGTGTAAAGATATTGGCAGCACTATCACAAAGTGATCATCAAAGATGCAGTTGTCCTTTTCCAGGGTCCAAAAGCCATATTTATGCACAGAGCACCCAACAGTAACTATATACAAAATACACATTAATGATCCATCAAATTCGGTCAAAAATATCAAGTGATTGATCATGTCAATTCATTTTGATTGATTATCAATCTAAATAAAGATGCTTATTTTGCAGGTTCAGAGCTATAActataaacaagaaaaaatggcaTAGAACTTTACACGAACTATTCACGTAGGTTCCTATGCATTCAATCGGAACCATCAACAGTAAGCCAGTCATTTGACTCCTCACCCTCTGAATCTTTGTCCCGAGAAATTGGTTGGACTACCTTTTTCTTGCAAGAGTCAGAATTTTCACTCAGTTGAACCCACTCATTCGAGCCATTTGGTGAGGAAACTCCTACATCCTTTCCTGTATTCAAGGCCCGTTGTCTACTAGATGTATCATCATCGTCATCCTCCTCCAGATCGCTGAAGGAAATATCCTCCTCATATCCAAGCTGTTTCTGGGGAGCAATAGAAGCATCtgtctcatcttcttcctcaaaccATTGTTCAGAGATTTCCTGTTCACCAGTTTCTATGTGAAGTGGTGCATTCACAGTCTCTGCCAAAACCTCCTTTTCCTGAATTGGATTgctctcttctttaattttagtgtcattatcccttacTTCTATGGATGAATCATCATTCTTCGAGCTACCCACATGTTCGTTCACTCTCTTTTGCACTTCCTGAAGCAAAAGATCTCTTGCTTCAATAACCTGCAATGAAGTTTAACCATGTTGATATCAAGGAAAAAGTTATTTACAACAAATTAGAGAAATGATCATGGGCTGCAGCAAGTTTCAAAGAAGTTCTTCAGAAACCCAAATTGATACTTGTTATTGTATACAACACAGTGTGTTTTGAATATTAGCTTGTAGCTTCCCTTTTAAAGGCCATTAATTATTGGACAAATCTGATGAGAGTGTTTCAAAATTACAGTCTTCAAAAATCATTCTAATTAAGGTGAGTATTGTTTTGTCGCTAAGATATGGAAATGTGATATTGCAAATAATCCAATCCACTCAATAACACTAGAGTTCAGTTGGATGACACACCAATTCCAGGTTTGAGTCTTCTAATCAGAGTTTTTGGTTACAAAAATGAAAGGTccaaattttggaaaataaagggcgtacccaagCGCACGAGgttcccaccactgtggggtctggggagagtcataatgtacgcagccttacccctgtttcgcggagaggctgtttccagaaatTTTGGAATATACAAGAGGTAAATTTAAGGACATAAAAGCGCATAGATGGAGAACAATTTAAGTTTAGAATTTGGAGGAAATCATATATATTcatagaaggaagaaaaggattACTTACGTTTTCCTAGCCTTCATGAGTTCATGACACCATGAAATAAATCTGCCACTTAGAAAgcagaggggaaaaaaatttcttccaaGTGATATTAAAGTTTGCAAAAGTGAATCaagtttgtagcatgctaaTCACTGGAACCTTAATGTGGCTATCCACATTCAATGAATGCATTGTTTCTTCAGTGCGTAAGGGGACGATCAAGAATAAATggtataaattaaaataaatatcaGCTAATAACTAGAGGCTTAAATAATTGTCAGTGTTGTTATTTGTTTCCCAGGTTAGCTCTTCTATCTCCATTAAGGGTTTTGCTTGTGCCttgtttctcctcttctttctgttGGCTCCAATTGACCCTTCATCTTGTGTCAATGAAGAGGGCTTTTCCTTTGGTGTTTAGTGTTTCCCTTGGGGTTCTAGGGATGGTCTTTCATTTTGTTATGGTGTTTAGTCTTTCCCTTAGGATTCTAGGGATGGCCTTTCATTTTGCTATGATCCTTGGTGCAACAGGATGGTTTACCCTGGGACGCTTTCTATTAGGGATTCATCTCCTTTCTCAATGTAAAACTTACCAACAAAAAGATATGAAGTAAAAGCACACCATATCAGTGAGAACAAACAAGAGTGAGGTAGCACCACTCTGCTCAACTAGTTGGTTACTTGACCGAGGAGCATAGAAAGTCACAACATCTCCTCAAGATAGGTAGTAGCAAGCTTTGAAGTATTCCAATTCACATGTAAAATATAGGCACTAGACCACAGAAGTTGGCAGGCCACATTGTGGTTTCCCAATACAAATGATTAATACTTCCTAATATGACTTATAGTTCAAATTCCAGAACCtcttgaaaagagaaaaagaaaaaaagcaacTACACAGTACGGAAGCAATAAGAAGGATGTCCTAAATGCCACAGGGAAAAAGTTCTAATTGAACACTCAAAGCAAGTGTAACTAGGAACATTTTGCTTTCTATACCAAGAACTAATGTAATAGAGGGCTATCCTTCACAAGGTTCAAAATATTGAAATCGGGATAGATCGGTTCCAACCTGGATCAgcctgttaaaaaaaaaaatttggaaggaGTCCTTCCCCTCTCCTCTTGGCCATTcacctccccacccccccccccatccttGCAACTCCCCTCCCCCGGCTCCTCCCCCtttccctcccccaccccctggCCCCTCTCCTTGTCCATGAACGATCATATGGCCAAAGTGTACAGGGGAGGCATCAAACACTCATGAGTCACATCGTCGCAATATCAAAGAAAGCACTCTTGGCAAGGAAACTCAAGAGAGAAATCACAACCACCGTGATCAAAACAAGCCACAGCAAGGAGAACGGGCTAGTTCTTCCAGCCATAAAATGATTCGGGTCATCACTCGTCAATCTTTTCCCCCCACTGCTGTTTTCCCTCCCCTACATACGTCTAGGTTGTAACCGATTTCCTCTCCTCTCTGTAACCGATTTTCTCGCTCTAGTCGAGAGCGATGAAGAAAAAACCCAGCACccactctctttccttttcaacGTGCCAGGTTAGAGTCCCCTCCCCCCCGCCCCTGCATCCCTAAcaattaagtttcttcttcttattctcctccttctcctgtTCCCTACCGTTacagtttatttatttatttattttaattcacAAGATGGTGACACGTGCCCATCATGCTGCTGCATGTTGACCAAGTTTCAATCATGGTTGCTGATTTTTTATCAATTAGATCAGCCAGATCACTCCACCTAAACTGAGCTATCATTGCTCGATTTGGGAGACTGGAATGCTAGGAATCGGGATTGGTCATGGAAAATTTATCCTTCGCCTCATGTAAGGCTAATTGAATCTTTGACCAAAGGCTTTTCACCTCAACCTCAGAGTCTCAGACAACTGACATCAGTGAAAACTTACACTACTGATTTGATTTTTCAGCAAGCAACCATGGCTCGTAAATGTGGACGACATCAAAGATGGTTCAGACACATGCAAAGACAATGCACCAGTAACGACATGGTGATGGCcgaagatgaagatggtaaAACTGTAAAAGGACAATTGGAAGGCCAAAGACAAGTTGTGTTGAAGTGGTGAGAAAGCATGTAACTGTCTGTGACTTAACAACTATGGCTCTAAATATAGTGGAATTCCAAGCAGGATTTATGTAGCATACCCTAGTTAGATTGGCTAAGAGTTAGTTGACTGACAGAGTATATCAGCTCCTAACTTTCTGCTACTCACAAGTTGTGAACTTTGTAATATCTATGCAATACACAACATTTTGGACAGGCCATAATCCAACCCcacaacccctcccccccccccacccccccccccaaaaaaaaaaaaagaaagaaaaaagacaaaCTATATCATCCTAACCATCTGATAGCTGCATGATTTAGAGTAGTCCCTGCATTACATGATCAAGTATGAAAATAGTCCACTAGGTGGAAAGTTGGTTGCTTACAATGAGCTGACTAATGTGAGTTAGAGCTATGCTTCATCCAAGAAATAACCTCATCAAGTGTATAGGGCAGATACGAGGTTTATGTGGTAATTCCACACATGAAGTAATATATATGATTTACCTCTTACAGGACACACAAAGTTTCATCACTGTAATTTCTCAAATATGAGCCACTGCTATCACTTATAGAGTATAGGTTTAActtcaaatctagggttagagTATCAAACATACTCACCTTACATATGCTAAAACATGATAACTTTATTATGGAATCAAGTACGTTCAGTCTTTTACTCTGATCCTTTCAATTGTGGAAAATATATTATCTATATGCCTTTTATGCTCATAAAATAAGGTACAAACTAAATAATAACTGCCTAAAAGAACTGCTTTTAATGGTAAAAATCCCATCCCCAGTCCAGTACAAGCAGAGTCTAAAACAaagtaaccccccccccccctacatTTCTTCCACCAAATACTTGATCCAGGAAGGCTTAGAATTCAGTTTCTGCTATCTTTGGAATAacaatctatttttttcctgctaggcttaattatatataaaaaaaaaaggtatcctTTGGACGAAGAAGTCTTGCCTGTGGAGTTGATAGAAGCTTGGAATCATGTTCATTCAGCCTTGGGTGCAACAGAGTAAAATATATCAACCAAAATTGTCCCTCATTCATGTGGCTTGGGCAAAGCCTAACCCTAAGAGCCGCCAAACTTGGAGCCAAGTCTTCAACACTAGAAGCATGTTCCAGTTGAGCTTCAGACATTTCAAAATCTGcaggaaaaaaatgaaaaaaaaaaaaatgataataaaatatGCAAGATTCATAAGCAAAAACAATGTTGTGTTAAGCTTTGGGTATGGTCAATAGTTTATGAGCAAAAACAATGTTGTTTAAGCTTTGAGCATGGTCAATAGTTTATGTTTTATAGGAAAGGggcaaaatacaaaagaatatcAGATCATGTTCTAATATACTTCTTGGGGACAAAGGACATATGTCAAAAGAAACATCTGATTCTGGTTTGCGGAAACATAAGACAGATGTCACCTCACTGAAAaccaactcaactcaactcagccttatccctaacctatgcATGCCGtgcctcactacttctcctatagtcattttaggcttacccctggctcttttagctttttcaatcagaatcaaatcaccccttcgTACCAAAGCATTCAAAGAACTCCATGGCACATGTGCATGCAATCTCAAACAAATTTCTCGCAATTTATCATTTCTTGGAGCTATTCCTAAATTACTCTACTTTTTTCATTCctcattttatattttctagtttttactactcatccatctcaacaatCTCATTTCAGCACACTATGTTATATGCTGTTTTTCCACTGCCCAATattcagctccatacatcattgctgCCCGTGTATTGTCTTATAAAACTTCACTAAGAATTTTACTGGAATACGTCAATCAGACATCACAATGGCATTGTCCAAGTCTAGCAGTCGCTAATCTCAAGAATCTAACGTCTGTTCCACTCAGAAAAAGggaatttaaaaagaaaatgggatGGGCAACCAGGAGTTGATCAGGTCTGGCAGTTGACCGTCCAAGCAATATTGACAATGGTTCAGCTAAGATGCAGGGCTTTTGAGTTAGAAGataccaaagagaagagacTATTTGTATCAATTTAGTTTCTGACCAAGTCCTGGCAGACTCCCTTCTCTGAGGTTTCAAATTCCATATGTTTTTACACAACCTTCTCTTCAACAGGGGCAACAACAGAAGTGAACTCACAAAAGTCCTGTGATTTTGAACTTATTTTTGTACTATATAGATTCACATTCAAACTGTCAGTATGTTGGTGCTTATTTTCACATACTGTATGATAAGTCAGCAAAAGGAACTATTGCATACTGTGTATGGATAGTAAGTTAGCAAAGGAACTATTGCATATTGTGTATGGATCCATTTGATAAGTTGGAAAGAAAATTTAGAGAGCTATATTTTTTGCTCAATCAAATAGAAAGATCAAGATACTATTTACATAAGTTAGGAAcaagaaccaaaagaaattggaacttttttttttgggaggggggggggggaggaacaTGTGATATCCAGCATCTACAGTAAATAAATTGGAGGGAAGATGACAAACAAATTAAAAAGAACCAATAATTTATATAAGAAATGAAATGCATAAGTCAACCACATAATTATTCTGTGTCATTAAGAATGTTGGCCAGCATTCAAGGCccctccaaaaattagaagCCCTTAGCAGATAACACACTTCCACCTGGACAAGTCTGGAAAGTTAGTCTTCTAAACCTTTCAACCATTGGTTGATTATATAGCACCTGCCAAGTTCAAAGCCGGCCATTAACAGATCAGCTTGACTGAACCTGCATTTTGGGCCAGGATTCAACAAACAAATATGGAAAGGAACTTTCAAATAGCACATGAAGGTTCATTatcagtttctttctttttattttatgttattttgttCCTTACAAAGCaattaaagaaaatggaaaatagaaaaCTCTAATTTTAATCCTTAGGTTCCTTCCTTTCCTACCAAAGCCGTAAGTCAACCACCCTATGCATTCACTATTTAGAAACATCCCAGAGAAACTGCAGACCCAATCAATGAATTCAATGAGCCACTCTTCAATCCCAATTTGgtacaacagcaacaacaactcagccttatcgcaactaaatggggtcgactccatggatccttgcaaagacaaaagaTTAATAAAAAGTAGCAAGAGAAAGAACAGAACAACAATAAACAACAGCAACTCAGcattattccaactaaatgggtcggccacatggatctttgcccatCAATCCCAATTTGGTAATGTTTCTAATTAAAGGATTACAGCACTAGTTAGAGGAGTGGGGGATGCAACAAGTTTACAAAATCTCACCTTGCATAATTAAACTAAGAGATAGTCACCTGATGCCACAACACAGTTCATAATTCAGATACAGTACAAACGAATTGCAGAATTCACCACTCAGACACAGAAATTGCTTGGTGTCCCGTGCAAGAATGGCTAAAACACATCCGAGCCAAAATGGTCTCTTTTCAGGCTTCCAAAGGGTAAGAATCATTATTAACAGTATTAAGGATACAAAAGGTAGTCTCATCCGATAACCGATAACAGTTAACGGCAGAACATAGAACAACTAGTCTAGAAATTGAAACACGAAATCGAATACCGTagagaaaagtaagaaaaatgaATAAGATTTGATTACCATTATCAAGAGAAAGGGGGCAATTCGTCCAACATTCGGGTCGCAGTGACATCTTTTGAACAAATTCCAAAACCTCCTCCGTAACACCAACAATGTCACCACCATGATCCTCCACAGAAGACTCATCAACATCTTCaccttcttcatcatcaccgtCCTTGGGGAACTGCAAGAAATTAGAGGCCAAACGAGAGATCTCATTAACAGCTTTGTTGGTGGAAAGT
The sequence above is a segment of the Telopea speciosissima isolate NSW1024214 ecotype Mountain lineage chromosome 7, Tspe_v1, whole genome shotgun sequence genome. Coding sequences within it:
- the LOC122668833 gene encoding uncharacterized protein LOC122668833, which codes for MSWLSIPLPNPFKSQHSDDEVNSAGIEEEEEESSSHGGTVKEDLSELGKTIGRQLWGVASFLAPPPVSSSSETPLDSTSTTHDSSSQKLLGIRNDFAEIGGSFKSGLSLLSTNKAVNEISRLASNFLQFPKDGDDEEGEDVDESSVEDHGGDIVGVTEEVLEFVQKMSLRPECWTNCPLSLDNDFEMSEAQLEHASSVEDLAPSLAALRVRLCPSHMNEGQFWLIYFTLLHPRLNEHDSKLLSTPQVIEARDLLLQEVQKRVNEHVGSSKNDDSSIEVRDNDTKIKEESNPIQEKEVLAETVNAPLHIETGEQEISEQWFEEEDETDASIAPQKQLGYEEDISFSDLEEDDDDDTSSRQRALNTGKDVGVSSPNGSNEWVQLSENSDSCKKKVVQPISRDKDSEGEESNDWLTVDGSD